The genome window GATAGGGCTTGCGATACAAAAGCTTAGAATCCCTATATCATGCTGGTCCGTCCAATCCCAACTGCCCTGCAAGGTCATCAACGAACTGGCGCGCGACCCGTCCTGATCGACCACTCGACGACGCTTCCCACTCTAACGCTTTCGGATGCAGCTCCTTCGTCGAGAGAGACAACCCACGCT of Candidatus Poribacteria bacterium contains these proteins:
- a CDS encoding DUF815 domain-containing protein; translation: RGLSLSTKELHPKALEWEASSSGRSGRVARQFVDDLAGQLGLDGPA